Part of the Nostoc edaphicum CCNP1411 genome, GTTTTGGCTTTGCTTCTGCTTACCGTAAGCTGCTGGTAAACAGGGATGTGCGGGGGATATATGCTCAATTGGTGATGTTAGCGATCGCTACTGTGCTATTTGCGCCAGTGTTAGCTGCTGGTAAGGCTTTTGGTCAAGAAGTAGCAGGAGCGATCGCACCTGTGGGAATATCAGGAGCGATCGGAGCATTTATCTTTGGGGTAGGAATGCAATTAGGTGGAGCTTGTGGTTGCGGTACACTCTACACTATTGGCGGTGGTAGTTACACTATGCTCATCACCCTAATTACATTTTGTCTAGGTGCATTCTGGGCTAGTTTAACCAGACATCTTTGGGCTGGTTTACCAAAGACCCAACCAATTGTCTTAGGTGAAACTCTCGGTTGGACAGGTGCAGTAGTCTTACAGTTAGGGATATTGCTGTTGTTAGCAGGGTTGCTTTGGTTTTGGAGTAAACAGGGAAAACCATCATCAAGAGAACATCCCTCACCAACTTACTCTCGATTTTTCTCTGGCCCTTGGCCACTATTTACAGGAGGAATAGCCTTAGCTGTACTCAATTGGTTAACACTGCTTATTTCTGGAGAACCTTGGCGCATTACCTGGGGATTTGCTTTGTGGACAGCTAAAATCGCTACATTTTTGGGCTGGAATCCCTCTACAAGTAGATTTTGGGATGGTGATATAGCATTATCAAATAGTGTACTTGCAGATGTAACCTCCGTTATGAATCTAGGAATTATATTAGGAGCATTATTAGCCGCCGCCCTAGCAGGGAAACTCAGACTACAAACTCAAATTACCTCATCAAAAGTTATTGCCACAGTGATTGGTGGATTGCTCATGGGTTATGGTGCTTTTACTGCCTTTGGGTGTAATGTCAGTGCTTTTTTCAGTGCTATAGCTTCCACTAGCCTACATGGTTGGGTTTGGATTATTTGCGCTTTGTTTGGAACTGCTGTTGGTATTAAACTGCGCCCTCTGTTCCATCTGCCAAGTTAAGAGACTGACTGTTATATTTGCAAAAATGAGATGCTCCTCAGAACGATAACTCAGCAGATGGGGACTTAACGCAGGAATGTTAATATACTAAAAGCCGATAGACTTATGATTGTTTGTCAAAATATTCTCTATGTCTGAAAAATATCGCTTTGAAACATTGCAAGTCCATGCGGGACAAGAACCAGATGTAGGAACTAATGCCCGCGCTGTACCGATTTATCAAACAACGTCATACGTTTTCGATGATGCGGATCATGGGGCGCGATTGTTTGCGCTGCAAGAGTTTGGCAACATTTACACGCGGATCATGAATCCGACAACGGATGTATTTGAAAAGCGAATTGCTGCTTTAGAGGGGGGTGTAGCAGCGTTAGCTACCTCTAGCGGTCAGGCGGCGCAGTTCTTGGCTTTAAGTACGATCGCACAAGCTGGGGATAATATTGTTTCCACCAGTTTTTTATATGGGGGAACCTATAACCAATTTAAAGTTGCTTTACCACGTTTAGGGATAAATGTCAAATTTGTCGAAGGAGACGAGGTAGAAAAATTTCGTCAGGCGATCGACGATCGCACAAAAGCATTGTATGTGGAAACCATCGGCAATCCCCAATTCAATATTCCCGACTTTGTTGCCTTAGCCCAAATTGCTCATGAAAATGGGATTCCCCTGATTGTCGATAATACCTTTGGGGCTGGCGGATATCTGGCTCGACCAATTGAACACGGTGCAGATATCGTAGTCGAATCTGCAACTAAGTGGATTGGTGGTCACGGCACTTCTATCGGTGGCGTAATTGTCGATTCTGGCAAATTTGACTGGGGTAATGGCAAATTTCCCGTCTTTACTGAACCATCCCCCGGTTATCATGGGTTGGTTTTTCAAGAAGTATTTGGTGTAGGTAGTCAATTTGGTAATATTGCCTTCATTATCCGTGCCAGAGTAGAAGGGTTAAGGGATTTTGGCCCCTCATTGAGTCCATTTAACGCCTTTCTATTATTACAGGGATTAGAAACTCTTTCTCTGCGTGTAGACCGCCATGTGAGCAACGCTTTAGAATTAGCCCAGTGGTTAGAAAAGCAACCACAAGTAGCATGGGTCAATTATCCAGGACTTCCCCATCACCCTTATCATGAACGAGCCAAAAAATATCTCAGACACGGATTTGGCGGTGTCTTAAATTTTGGTATCAAGGGCGGATTAGAAGCGGGTAAAACCTTTATTAATCATGTCAAATTAGCAAGTCATTTAGCAAACGTTGGGGATGCTAAAACCCTCGTTATTCATCCTGCTTCCACAACCCATCAACAACTAAGTGATACGGAACAACTTTCCGCCGGTGTGACATCTGATTTGGTGCGTGTATCAGTGGGTATTGAACACATCGACGATATCAAAGAAGATTTTGAGCAAGCATTTCAATTTATTAGTCATTAGTCATTGGTCATTTGTCATTGGTCATTTGTCATTATTCTCTTATGCCTCGTCAGTTCCCCTATTCCCCAATACAGTTCAGATAAGACCAAAACACTTGTAGAGACGGCGATTTATCGCGTCTCGAAAACCCAAAATTTTTGCCAGTAGCCCTTAACTGAACCGTATTGCCCTATTCCCTATTTCCTATTCCCTATTCCCTGTTCTAGATGAATTATCAGCACTTCATTTCACCACAAACTCAGTATTATCATTTGCCGATGCCATTTGAGTTAGAAAAAGGTGAAGTTTTAACTGGGGTTCAGGTCGCTTATCGGACTTGGGGAAAATTAAACTTAGAAGGCGATAATGGAGTGTTAATTTGTCATGCTTTAACTGGTTCGGCTGATGCGGATGACTGGTGGGAAGGTTTGTTAGGTTCAAAAAAAGCACTGGATAGCGATCGCGATTTTATTGTATGCAGCAATATTTTGGGAAGTTGTTATGGCACTACCGGAGCAACTAGCATCAATCCCCAAACAGGAATCCGTTATGGCGGCTCATTTCCAGCGATTACGATTCGGGATATGGTTCACTTACAAGCTGCACTGATTAAATATTTGGGAATTAAATCTTTACAGCTAGTCATTGGCGGGTCACTCGGTGGGATGCAGGTACTAGAATGGGCATTATTATATCCAGAAATTGTACAGGCGATCGCACCTATAGCCACTTCCGGTAGACATTCAGCTTGGTGTATTGGGTTGAGTGAAGCTCAAAGACAAGCTATCTATGCTGATCCCAATTGGCTTGGGGGTGAGTATACATCAGAACAGCCACCAAACCAAGGATTAGCTGTAGCGCGGATGATGGCGATGAGTGCTTACCGTTCTTGGCAGACCTTTACAGATCGTTTTGGACGACAGTATGATGCTTCTGCTGACCAATTTGCGATCGCTAGCTACTTACAACATCATGGTCAAAAGCTAGTACAGAGATTTGATGCCAATACTTACATCACTCTCACTCAAGCAATGGATAGTCATGATATTGCTCAAGGTCAAGACTATAAATCTGTTTTGCAAAGCATTGAACAACCTGCTTTAGTTGTTGCTATTGATTCTGACATTCTTTATCCGCCGATAGAACAACAAGAATTAGCAGATTTAATTCCTAATGCTCAACTAGGTTTGCTGAAATCAATTTATGGTCACGATGCTTTTTTAATTGATATAGAAGCCCTGAATGAGCTATTAATTAACTTTCGACAAGCTTTCATACTCTTCCTCGTTATTAAACTCGCGCTCGGCTATCAATTTTAATTAGCATCTGAAGCGCGTGTAGGTTATTAAGAAAAATGTAGATAGTGAGTATCATGAAGTTTCTGGAAAATCTTCATAATTAATCTGATGAAAAATAATCCATTTAAGCTGATACCGGCCTGTTACTTAATTTTGATTAAGGATGACAAAATATTACTTATTAGACGTTTTAACACAGGATATGAAGATGGAAACTATAGTGTTGTTGCCGGTTTAGTAGATGGAAATGAAACTTTTGTCCAGGCTATAGTCAGAGAAGCAAAAGAAGAAGTGGGAATAGATTTAAATATACAAGACTTGGAAGTAGTTCATATTATTCATCGCAAAGATTCTGGGGAGGAATGGATTGATGCTTTTATTTTGGCAAATAAATGGAAATATGAACCTGAAAATATGGAGCCTCAAAAATGTGACGACTTAGGTTGGTTTGAAATTGAAGCTCTTCCCAAAAATATAGTTCAATACGTAAAACACGCAATTGAAAATATAAAAAAAGGAATCTTTTATAGCGAGTATGGTTGGTAATTTACACCATTGGTTAAAAGTAGTTGGAAAACTGCAAAATTTTAGAGATTTTTCCTCATATTCGCCTCAATTACTTGCTGTTAACGGCATGATGAAAGGAGAAACACTTTCATAAGCTTTAGCTGCTTGCAAGACTAGTAAATCTTGATATTTTGCAGCAACAATTTGTATACCTACAGGCAAACCATTTTTGGTGAAGCCACAAGGTACAGATGCAGCAGGTTGCTGTGTGAGATTAAAAGGATAAGAAAAAGGCGACCAATCTCGTTGCGGATTGTCAATATATGACAGGGGTCGATTTTGTCCAACAGGAAAAGCAACTACAGGTAAGGTGGGAGTAATCAGTAAATCATAGTTTTGATGAAATCTTTGCATTTGTCTTGCCAAAGCTTCCCGCGCATCTTGGGCGCTGAGATATTCTGCTAAAGTGAGGCGATCGCCTATTTGAGCAATACTCTGCAAACCTTCTTCAATTACAGCTTGTTGTTCTGGACTAAAGCCACGTAATAACTTAGATGCGCCAGCTTGCCAAAAAGTTTGAAAAATCAGGCGAGGATTTACAAAACCTGGATCGACTTCTTCGACAATCGCACCGAGTTTGGAAAAAACATCTACTGCGGCTTTAACTAAAGCAGCTACCTCTGAATCAACTTCAGCGTAGCCAAAGTTAGGACTGTAAGCAATTCTCAATCCGGCTACACCTTTATCTAAATCAGAAGTATAGTCTTGTTGATCATCTGGTAAAGCATACCAATCACGCACATCAGGATGGGCAATAACATTTAATGCGACAGCTGCATCAGTGACAGTGCGAACCAAAACGCCAACATGAAACAAATTTCCCGTATGGGCTGATGGATAGCCAGCCACACGTCCAAAAGTCGGTTTGAAACCAAACACACCTGTTAACGCCGCCGGTGTTCTGGATGATCCGCCGCCATCTGTACCGAGATGCAGTGTTCCCATTCCCAATGCAGCAGCGACAGCCGCCCCACCACTACTTCCTCCAGGAGTCAAGTTTAAATTCCAGGGATTGCGAGTGATACCAGTTAGTTGACTTTCGGTGACACCTTTCCAACCAAATTCAGAGGTTGTGGTTTTTCCTAATAAAACTGCTCCCTGTTCCCGTAAACGGGCTACCGCAGGTGCATCTTCTTCCCAAGGTTGATTGACGATAATCGCTTTACTTCCTCGGCGCGTTGGCAAACCCTTGGTTAACAGTAAATCTTTAGCAGTAAAGGGTATTCCATCCACCAAGCCAAGGGGATTTCCATTTAACCAACGCACTTCTGAAGCTTGGGCTTCAGCCAAAGCAGTCTTTTCATCTACGATCGCAAAGGCGTTAACTGAGTTATTGTAAGTATTGATTCGTTCTAGGGCTGCTTTGGTGACTGCAACTGGTGACAATTGGCGATCGCCATAGAGCGATAACAGTTGAGAAGTAGATAAATCGGCAATTTCTGACATAATTTTAGGTTTTAGATACTATGTGAGCGAGACTGAGAAATGGTAGCTAGAGATATGCATTCCCTGCTTCATGTAAAATCGATGTGCAGCAAATCTTTGAACTCCAGATTCCAGCCCAATTTCGTTGCAGCCATTTAAACGAGCATAGTTGATGAGCCATTCAAACACCTTTTCACCAAATCCACGCGATCGATGCAACTCATCAGTCACTAAATCATCAATATATAAATATTTTCCATTAGACAAACATTCCGATATTCTGAACCCAGCAACACAGTGCAATTTTCCAGCTTCTTCTAGATAACAAAGCTGATAACCATAATCAACATTCTGGCGCTGAACCTGCTGAATAAATCCTTGCTCAGTCAGATGTGAACGCAATTGCTTGATAATTGGGAAACATTGCAGTATTTCACTCTCCTCACTTGCTATTCTGATGTTGCTCACACGTCCTCCGTATGCGTAACGAAAACCGATTAAGTAGCCACGTTAACCAGTGAATTACCGACTGTCCTCAAGCAGAAAGCTGAGAAACTAGAAGCCCAACCAGTGCTGGCGTAAGCTAGATAGTTTTAAACTAGGCTGTGAAATATCTACGCAGCCTGGTTTTTAAAAGTTGCATTAAGTGCGATGAGCGAAGCTTAAGCCTATGGCGATCGCAATTTTTCTAAAAACCTCACTGGCTGGAGAAGCTTGTTCACTAATTGCGATCGGATTTCCAGTATCTCCACCGCTACAAATGCGGGGATCAATGGGAATTTGTCCCAACAGAGGCGCAAGTAATTCTGCGGCCAGTTGTTCACCACCACCACTACCAAAAATCGGTGTGCGTGAACCACAATCACCGCAAATTAAATAACTCATATTTTCAATAATGCCAAGCACAGGAACACCCACTTGGCGAAACATATATATATTACGTCGTACATCTGCAACAGCCACTTGTTGAGGAGTCGTCACTAAAATGACTCCGCAAATTGGGCTTTCTTGGATAATTGTAATTTGAGCATCACCTGTACCAGGAGGTAAATCTATCAATAAATAATCTAATTCGCCCCATTCTACATCTTGCAAAAATTGCGTGATAATTTTATGCAATACAGGCCCCCGCCATGCTAAAGGGCGATTTGCTTCTGCAAGTAAACCCACTGACATTATTTTTATTCCTTGAGCTTTTAGAGGTAAAAACTTATCACCTGTGGGAGTATTAATCACTTGAATATCAGCTTTCCCTAAACCTAACATTTGGGGAATATTGGGGCCATAAACATCAGCATCTAATAGTCCTACTTTTGCACCTTGTAATTGTAAAGCTGCGGCTATATTAACGGCTGTTGTGGATTTACCCACACCACCTTTACCGCTAGAGATGCCTAGAGTTGTTCTCACGCCAGGAATTGTACAAATTTGAATATAAGTTTTTTTACACCAAGATAGAAATGACAATTTAGATTGAATTTCTGGCTGTAATTGGTGCTGATGAGAACCAATATATAAACGTAAGTAAATATAGTCATCAACTATGCGTAAGTTTCGTACCATTCCTAAACTAACGATGTCATTATTTAAGGTAGGTTCGATAATCTGCTTGAGCAATTGGACGATTTCTTGCTGATGTGCTGTAGTCATATCTTCTGGATGTTAGCTAAATATTGCAGAGATAATTTACCATTTATTCCACATTTACCCGGCTTTCTCACAAGCTTCGCGATCGCTATAGCGTAGATGCGTTGGCGTAGCCTCTCGTAGAGAAGCAGCTTGTCGTCAGACATCGCTACAATCAAACGATTGTGAACTTGATGCCAAAGGTCAGGCTGTTCCAAATACGGGTTCATTCCAGGAAATGGATTTACCATTGCACTTTACCTTAGTTATTCACTGCTCCCTTGAGACTATTCTATCTGTTTTAATCTTCTGAATTGCCCGTTGCGCTTGGATCGACACTTCTTTGTCAGGGTCATCTAAGGCTTGTTGCAGTGGGTTAATAACATCAGGATGAGCTAAATTACCAAGTGCGATCGCAGCTTCTTTGCGAACATCTGCATATTCATCTGTTAATGCTTGGATTAATCTCGGTATAACTTGAATATCTGGGATTTTTTGCAAAGCTTGTGCTGCTGATTTGCGTACTTGCCAATGTTCATCACTTAAAGCTATTTCTAATGCTGAAGTTGCTTGTTGATTTTCATGAATAGCCAGAGATTTGGCTGCATTACGGCGAACTTGCCAGTTGCTATCATTTGTAAGTGCTTGACAAAGTATTGTAATCACTTCTGCATCTTGTAAATGTTCTAAAGTTAAAGCAGCAGCACGACGTACACTTGCTTCCTCATCAAAGATTAAATTTAAAGCTTGTGGACATTTTTCTAGTTGATTGATATATCGCAGTGTCGTAACGGCTGCTTCTCTTAACTCAGGATTTTTTGATTCTAAAAATGGTAAAATTTCGGGTAAAGATTGAATATCATGTACCTTCCGCAAAAGCACTAAAATATTTAATTGAAGATTTATATCATTACTTTGGAGTTTATCTAGTAAAAGTAACAATTCATCTTGTGTAACTAACTCGTTTAATGCTGATGCAGCTTCAGTGCGAATATCTGTATCTGCTGAACCGAGGCTTTCAATTAAGGCAGGGATGGCAACGGGATTAGCAATTTCCCAAAGAGCAGCGATCGCTATTTTCTGAACAGCAATATTTTCATCTTTCAAAGCGATAATTAAAGCGTCTATTGTTTCTTCATCGCCTAAATGTTGTAAGGTTTTGACGGCTACTAAGCGGTCATTTACATCAGGAGATCGCAGCATTTCTAGCCAATCTTTGAGGTCATCATTCATTAATTTTTACCACAGAGGCACAGAGTTACAGAGAATCTTTAACGTAATAAAAAGGGAATTTGTACTGTAATTGCATTAGTAGGACATTCTTTTTCACAAGGTAGACAAAACCAACACTCATCATATTTCATGTAAGCTTTGCCTGTCTCTGGATTTTTCGCCAACACATCTAAAGGACAAACCTCAATACAAGCTGTACATTTTTCTAAACATTTCGATTCATCAACGATGACAGGAACATCTATTCTTTGTGTGATTAAAGCCATACATTTATTACTCCCTAATTCAATTAATAAACTTTAAACGAAAAATTCTAATCCTTCCCACGGAGATGCTTTAGCAGTTTTGATTCTGGTGTCTAAATCAGAAGCATGAATTTCCAGTTTATGGTCATTTGGATCAAGGAAATACAAAGAAGCACCTTCGGATTGATTTTCTTGCCAAATTTTTGCCCCTGATTGTTGAATGTGTTGGCTAAGAATAGGAAAATCTTCAATAGAAACAGTCAGACCAATATGGGTATATTCAGGTATAGGACTTTCTCGAACTTTCTGGTCTAAAATCAATGCCAACCAAATGTCACCAGCCGAAAGATAAGCACCTTTAGTCCATTTTGCCAGTAAGCGAAAACCTAGCACATTGGTATAGAAAGTGAGAGATTTCTCTAAATCTCTGACAGATAAAGTAATGTGGTTAACTCCAGTAATCATTTTTTAAGTTATTTACTCTTGAGACTGCAATTTTTTATAGAATGTCACCGACTGTTTGATATTCGTATAACCAATTTTTTCATAAAAAAAGTGAGCCTCTTTACGTTTAATATTAGAACGGAGTATGACTCCTTCACAGCCAAGCATATTAGCCCACTGTTCAACTTGTTGCATTAAAAGCCTTCCAATTCCATTATGTCGATAATTTTTATCTACCACTAAACCGAAAATGATTGCTTGGGTAGGAATAATTATTAATTCTGAAATATGAGCGTGTGCCCAACCAATTACATATTCATCTTCTAGAGTGGCAACATACACAAGATGAGCATCGTTATTTTTAATTTTAGTAAGGCGTTGCTCTATTTGTTGATTTGTCACAGAATACTCAAGTTGTTCGCAAAGACTAGCAATTCTTTCTACATCTTTAATCTCAGCTTTTCTAATTTTAATTGTCTGACCTATAGTCATTTTAATTGTCATAAGTTTAAAACACATTTATTCAGTTATTCAATGTTGCGCGGATAAAACGATAACCCAAATCAATCTCCATTAAATTACGAACATCACCATATTTATTTACCCATTCACCACTACTTAAATCTGCTGCCAATAACTGTAATCCTTTATTTATTAAATCTTGATTGCCTAACGCAAAAGATGATATTCCCGCACGTACTTCTGGTTGAAGATATAACTCTGGTCGTCTCCAGGCTGCTGCTGCGAATAAATCAGATAAATCGTATGGTAACAAAAGTGGTATAGCTTCAACACGCCTTTTAGTACTCCTTTGAATTAAATTAATCTGTTCGTTAAGTGGTAAAAATCGTAAAGCATCTTCCCACAAAAACGGAAAATAATCATAAAGCCATATTTTCTGAGCAAACCTAATATCAAAACTTAGCAAAATGATTGCTCCATCTCTAATAATTCGTTGCATTTCTTGAAACGCTTTTTCGAGATGAGTAAAGTGATGAATTGCTAGGATACTTACAACGCCATCAACAGACTTATCTGGTAGAGGTAAATTTTCTGCATAGCCAGTGAACCACTTAACTTGTGGATGTTTTACTGCTTGTTGTTGCATTATTAAAGAAGGTTCAATAGCATTAACAAGAAATCCTCTGTTAGCTAGGGCTAAACTGTAACCACCAGTACCAGCACCAATATCAGCAATAATGCTACCTTTGGGTAAATTGAGTAAATCAATTAGTTGATTTACAATGCGGATATCAGGAATGCGAGTTTTTGAATATTGTTGACCAATTGAGTTATAAATAGACATATTTCTTATAAAATAAAACAAATAATTTAAGATTGAACTTTAAATGAATAAAGAATCTGTTAGTTAACCAATTCTACCAATTTTAATAGTTCACATATCATAAACTTTGGTTGCACTTCCTGTATTAAATTCTGGTTTTTTCGGTTGTAATAGCAAAAATCAATATTAACTTGCATTGCTCCCGCATAGTCATGAGTGAGAGAATCTCCTACGTAAAGGACTTCTGCTGGTGTTAAATCTAATTTCGATAACGCATGATGAAATATTTCAGGAGGTGGTTTAGCAAAACCAATTGCTTCAGAAACTACAATTTCCTCAAAAAAATGCTCAATTCCCGCAGCTTGCATTCTCGGTATTTGCGATGATACAAAACCGTTGGTGATGACAGCCAAACGATAACTACGTGCAAGAGCGTTTAATACTTCATTTACATCAGGTTCCATTACGGCTGAATTATTAAAAATATGCCAAAAACTTTGACTAATATTACTACTTTTATCTGTTTGTATATCTAAGTGAGCAAATGTATCTCGATAAGACATCTCTATTAACTCATCAGGAGAAAAAGTTTCTCGCTGACTCCAATACTTGGAATTATAAGTTTCATATACTTGAAGAAAACTAGTTTCATTTATTCCATGTAAGTCTAAAGATATTCCACAAACTTTCAGCGCTCCGAGTATAGCTTGGCGTTCACATAGCTCAAAATTTAATAGTGTATTATCGAGATCGAAAATTATTACTTTATAACTCATTCAATTATTTAATTCACGAAAAGGCTTTTTTAGATAGTTGAAATTTTTCTAATTATTTTTAGTATCTCTCTGAAATCTTGACTATAAAGTTTATAATTTTTATCATTAGGCTTCCTGACTAAAATTGCTTGTATATCCGCCCGCAATGCTCCAGCAATATCAGCATGATAGCTGTCACCTATCATTACACATTCTTTCTTTTCAATATTTAAATCATTGATGACATAATCATAAAATTTGAGGCTTGGTTTCTCATGTCCAATTTTCCCCGATGTATATATGCCTTCAAAGTATTTTGTAATATTTAGTTTGTCTATAATTTCGTGCAGTTCAGGTATATGATTTGAGAGAATTATATTTTTATAATTATTTGTAATTGCATCTTGCAAAGTAGAAATTACATCATCATATAAATGCCATTTTTCTAAGTCTTTATATTCATTCTGGACTTGGGAAGCATATTTTATTGCCTGAGTTCTATTTATTCCTACTTTTTCATATATTTCTGCAAAATATTCATTCATATACTCCCACCATGTTTTCCCATTCAACAATAAACTATGGGGAGTTTCAGGAGAGTGCCAAGTAAAGCCAATATTCACAAATGGTCGAATATCTTCTACATCTATATTGTGAATTCCATGATGTTGTAATATGGAATGCAAAGTTTCACTCCACATTCCGTCACGATAACCTAGTGTATGATCAAAATCCCAAAATAGATATTTCATATTTATTTAACTGCTATATTGTAGGCTTCATGATGTAAATTTACGTCCACAATATAAGGATCTACAGGACGTTTAAACAATATCATTTGCTCTGATTCATCTTTTTTTAAGTTGACGTGACAAAACCACTCATCATCATTCTTTTCAGGATAATCTAAGCGGTAATGATAAAGTCCCCAACGAGTTTCTTGACGATATAAGGATGCTCTAGCTGCCATTTCTGCACAGTCTCTAATAAAATGAACTTCCAAAGAACGCATTAATTCATGGGGGTCACGAGCGCCCATTATATCTAATGTTTGTTGATATTGGACAAAATGTTTCAGACCAATCTCAATTTTATTGCCTGATTTTGGTGGTTGCAGATAATCATTAACTAACCGTCTTAATTTGTATTCAACTTGAGTATGAGGTACACCATTGGGACGTGTTAATGGTGCATAAATTCTGGCTTTTTCAGCTTCTAAAAAATCTGTATCTGGTTCGATAAAATCTAAATCTTCGATATATTCAATAGCATGAGTCCCGGCTATGCGACCGAAAACAAATGCCCCAATCATATAATTATGCGGAACGCTGGCCATGTCTCCGGCTGCATATAAACCGGTGACAGTTGTTTGAGCGTTTTCATTCACCCACACACCAGAAGCACTATGACCACTACATAAGCCAATTTCAGAAATGTGCATCTCTATGCCGTGGGTGCGGTAATCTTCATTTCTACCTTGATGAAACCGTTCTCTACTTGGTCGTTCATTTGCCCAAAGTATGGATTCAATTTCGGCAATTGTATCTTCATCAAGATGGGTCATTTTGAGTTGGACTGGCCCTTTCCCAGAATTTAATTCTTTCCAGATTTCCAACATCATTTGACCACTCCAATAGTCGCAGCTAATGAAGCGATTTCCTTCGGCGTTGGCTGTATGTGCGCCAAAAGGCCCAGCAACATAAGCACAGGCGGGGCCGTTGTAGTCTTT contains:
- a CDS encoding amidase, encoding MSEIADLSTSQLLSLYGDRQLSPVAVTKAALERINTYNNSVNAFAIVDEKTALAEAQASEVRWLNGNPLGLVDGIPFTAKDLLLTKGLPTRRGSKAIIVNQPWEEDAPAVARLREQGAVLLGKTTTSEFGWKGVTESQLTGITRNPWNLNLTPGGSSGGAAVAAALGMGTLHLGTDGGGSSRTPAALTGVFGFKPTFGRVAGYPSAHTGNLFHVGVLVRTVTDAAVALNVIAHPDVRDWYALPDDQQDYTSDLDKGVAGLRIAYSPNFGYAEVDSEVAALVKAAVDVFSKLGAIVEEVDPGFVNPRLIFQTFWQAGASKLLRGFSPEQQAVIEEGLQSIAQIGDRLTLAEYLSAQDAREALARQMQRFHQNYDLLITPTLPVVAFPVGQNRPLSYIDNPQRDWSPFSYPFNLTQQPAASVPCGFTKNGLPVGIQIVAAKYQDLLVLQAAKAYESVSPFIMPLTASN
- a CDS encoding Mrp/NBP35 family ATP-binding protein, yielding MTTAHQQEIVQLLKQIIEPTLNNDIVSLGMVRNLRIVDDYIYLRLYIGSHQHQLQPEIQSKLSFLSWCKKTYIQICTIPGVRTTLGISSGKGGVGKSTTAVNIAAALQLQGAKVGLLDADVYGPNIPQMLGLGKADIQVINTPTGDKFLPLKAQGIKIMSVGLLAEANRPLAWRGPVLHKIITQFLQDVEWGELDYLLIDLPPGTGDAQITIIQESPICGVILVTTPQQVAVADVRRNIYMFRQVGVPVLGIIENMSYLICGDCGSRTPIFGSGGGEQLAAELLAPLLGQIPIDPRICSGGDTGNPIAISEQASPASEVFRKIAIAIGLSFAHRT
- a CDS encoding O-acetylhomoserine aminocarboxypropyltransferase/cysteine synthase family protein codes for the protein MSEKYRFETLQVHAGQEPDVGTNARAVPIYQTTSYVFDDADHGARLFALQEFGNIYTRIMNPTTDVFEKRIAALEGGVAALATSSGQAAQFLALSTIAQAGDNIVSTSFLYGGTYNQFKVALPRLGINVKFVEGDEVEKFRQAIDDRTKALYVETIGNPQFNIPDFVALAQIAHENGIPLIVDNTFGAGGYLARPIEHGADIVVESATKWIGGHGTSIGGVIVDSGKFDWGNGKFPVFTEPSPGYHGLVFQEVFGVGSQFGNIAFIIRARVEGLRDFGPSLSPFNAFLLLQGLETLSLRVDRHVSNALELAQWLEKQPQVAWVNYPGLPHHPYHERAKKYLRHGFGGVLNFGIKGGLEAGKTFINHVKLASHLANVGDAKTLVIHPASTTHQQLSDTEQLSAGVTSDLVRVSVGIEHIDDIKEDFEQAFQFISH
- a CDS encoding YeeE/YedE family protein yields the protein MSSSVENIHPSESRLLPPRPQKLVMAIALAIFTGGVVLLSKYGWRQSALFIIGGLLGVSLYHSSFGFASAYRKLLVNRDVRGIYAQLVMLAIATVLFAPVLAAGKAFGQEVAGAIAPVGISGAIGAFIFGVGMQLGGACGCGTLYTIGGGSYTMLITLITFCLGAFWASLTRHLWAGLPKTQPIVLGETLGWTGAVVLQLGILLLLAGLLWFWSKQGKPSSREHPSPTYSRFFSGPWPLFTGGIALAVLNWLTLLISGEPWRITWGFALWTAKIATFLGWNPSTSRFWDGDIALSNSVLADVTSVMNLGIILGALLAAALAGKLRLQTQITSSKVIATVIGGLLMGYGAFTAFGCNVSAFFSAIASTSLHGWVWIICALFGTAVGIKLRPLFHLPS
- a CDS encoding GNAT family N-acetyltransferase; the encoded protein is MSNIRIASEESEILQCFPIIKQLRSHLTEQGFIQQVQRQNVDYGYQLCYLEEAGKLHCVAGFRISECLSNGKYLYIDDLVTDELHRSRGFGEKVFEWLINYARLNGCNEIGLESGVQRFAAHRFYMKQGMHISSYHFSVSLT
- a CDS encoding NUDIX hydrolase → MKNNPFKLIPACYLILIKDDKILLIRRFNTGYEDGNYSVVAGLVDGNETFVQAIVREAKEEVGIDLNIQDLEVVHIIHRKDSGEEWIDAFILANKWKYEPENMEPQKCDDLGWFEIEALPKNIVQYVKHAIENIKKGIFYSEYGW
- the metX gene encoding homoserine O-acetyltransferase MetX, which codes for MNYQHFISPQTQYYHLPMPFELEKGEVLTGVQVAYRTWGKLNLEGDNGVLICHALTGSADADDWWEGLLGSKKALDSDRDFIVCSNILGSCYGTTGATSINPQTGIRYGGSFPAITIRDMVHLQAALIKYLGIKSLQLVIGGSLGGMQVLEWALLYPEIVQAIAPIATSGRHSAWCIGLSEAQRQAIYADPNWLGGEYTSEQPPNQGLAVARMMAMSAYRSWQTFTDRFGRQYDASADQFAIASYLQHHGQKLVQRFDANTYITLTQAMDSHDIAQGQDYKSVLQSIEQPALVVAIDSDILYPPIEQQELADLIPNAQLGLLKSIYGHDAFLIDIEALNELLINFRQAFILFLVIKLALGYQF
- a CDS encoding HEAT repeat domain-containing protein, translated to MNDDLKDWLEMLRSPDVNDRLVAVKTLQHLGDEETIDALIIALKDENIAVQKIAIAALWEIANPVAIPALIESLGSADTDIRTEAASALNELVTQDELLLLLDKLQSNDINLQLNILVLLRKVHDIQSLPEILPFLESKNPELREAAVTTLRYINQLEKCPQALNLIFDEEASVRRAAALTLEHLQDAEVITILCQALTNDSNWQVRRNAAKSLAIHENQQATSALEIALSDEHWQVRKSAAQALQKIPDIQVIPRLIQALTDEYADVRKEAAIALGNLAHPDVINPLQQALDDPDKEVSIQAQRAIQKIKTDRIVSREQ